Proteins encoded in a region of the Trypanosoma brucei gambiense DAL972 chromosome 6, complete sequence genome:
- a CDS encoding single strand-specific nuclease, putative, giving the protein MKNPSLCITLALITSFIPAAVDGWWDFGHMVVAEIARRNLDNDVARVVETYIQHLTESGPFPNIPDFVQSACWPDDLKRYRMGAMDGWHYTANMYIRDGFKPNVTLKQNSDVVSVINGLSKALRRTDTPIYVRSFALAHLVHYYGDIHQPLHTTSQVSADYPEGDRGGNLVHVDFRGVPMKLHAVWDSICRGPSESLERPLNIIDYIRLKSFATKLIATYKFSQNEKEQTNPVVMSREGFELAKKVAYANVVNGTELSEEYISACKEMAEKRITLAGYRLVTHLNTVLRVRGEITRRSRGEMFYFF; this is encoded by the coding sequence ATGAAGAATCCATCACTTTGCATAACCTTGGCTCTGATTACTTCCTTCATTCCAGCGGCTGTTGATGGATGGTGGGATTTCGGCCATATGGTTGTTGCTGAAATAGCCCGACGTAACCTTGACAATGATGTAGCCAGGGTGGTTGAGACATATATACAACACTTGACCGAAAGCGGGCCGTTCCCGAATATTCCCGATTTCGTTCAAAGTGCCTGTTGGCCAGATGATTTGAAGCGTTACCGCATGGGTGCCATGGACGGTTGGCACTATACGGCCAATATGTACATTAGGGATGGCTTCAAACCGAACGTAACTCTTAAACAGAACTCCGATGTTGTAAGTGTTATCAACGGTTTGTCGAAGGCACTAAGACGGACAGATACTCCCATATATGTGCGATCCTTTGCCCTTGCCCATCTCGTACATTACTATGGTGATATTCATCAACCTCTGCATACGACTTCGCAGGTTTCCGCTGATTATCCGGAAGGAGATCGGGGTGGCAATTTGGTGCATGTGGATTTCAGAGGGGTCCCAATGAAGCTCCATGCCGTGTGGGATTCCATTTGCCGGGGTCCTTCAGAGTCATTGGAGCGGCCCCTCAACATAATAGATTACATAAGATTGAAGAGTTTTGCCACTAAACTGATTGCAACGTACAAATTTTCGCAAAATGAGAAGGAACAAACCAACCCAGTTGTCATGTCAAGGGAGGGTTTTGAGTTAGCAAAGAAAGTGGCGTACGCTAATGTTGTAAATGGAACTGAATTGTCAGAGGAGTATATTAGTGCATGCAAGGAGATGGCTGAAAAACGCATAACGCTCGCAGGTTACCGTTTGGTCACACATCTCAACACCGTGCTGAGAGTGCGAGGGGAAATAACTAGACGATCCCGTGGGgaaatgttttattttttttaa